The Sporichthyaceae bacterium DNA window CAATCTTTCGGACCCCAACCTGGCCGCCAATCTGTTCGACCTCACCACCGACAACCGACCACCCGCGGCGACCACGTCGGACTCCTCCACCGAGGTCGCCATGCTGGGCGACTCCACGGTGTCCGGTGAGGGCCTGCCCTCCAGCGGCCCGACCGGGTCCCCGGAACAGCTCTGCTCGCGCAGCCCACAGGCGGCCGCCGCGGCGCTGCAGGTCACCGGGCTGAAGGTGAGCAACCTCGCGTGCAGCGGCGCCACCATCAGTAACGGCATCATGGGTGCCCAGTTGCGCTACGGCCGCACCATCGCCCCACAGATGTCCGCGCTGGAGGCGATGACCAAGGTGAAGCTGGTGGTCGTCGGGGTCGGCGCCGACGACGTGGGCTGGTCGAACCTGGTGAAGATCTGCGTGGCGCTGCCGTCCTGCGACAACCAGGGCACCCAGGCCACCTTCGACCGCGGCCTGGACCAGTTCGCCCCGCAGTACTACCGCCTGCTGCAGAACCTGCAGGAAATTCTGGGCGGCCTGGACCATCGGGTGGCCGTGGTGGTCAACCAGTACTACGACCCATTCGGCCCGAACACGGACTGCCCCGCGTTGGATGCCAGCGGCAAGTCCCGGCTGAGCCCCTCCGAGCAGCATTTTCTTTCCGGCTTGCTGCGTCGGCTGAACACCACGCTGGCCCAGGGCGCCACCAGTGCCGGGTTCGCCGGCGCGGCGGTGGACTTCACCGGCCACCAGTTGTGCGACACGCAGTCCTACGTGCAGGGCTTCGCCGACCCGGCCGCGTTCCACCCGAACGCGATGGGGCAGCTGAGTATCGCGCTGGCCGACATGGCGGCGCTGCCCACCGACTGGCGCACGGTCGCGGCGGGCGCGCCGAGCAGCGCAGCGGGTGCGGCCAATCCGACGAAGTCCAAGTCGTCCACCCCGGCCACGACGGCGCCGGATACCACCGCGCTGGCCGAGGGCCGACGCTGAGGTTCAGTCCGCGCCCAATCTCGGTCCGTCCCAGCGCTCCAGCCGGGCGAAATCGGCGACGGGTCCGCGGCGCAGTTTGCTGACCGCGCGGGCGGGATGGCCCAGCGGGAGAATCGCGGCGATCGCCACGTGCGGCGGGATGCCCAGGATGGCTTGCAGTGCGGGTTCATTGCCGATCGGCATGGTGGTCAACACGCCGCCCAATCCCTCGGCCCTGGCGGCGAGCAGGATGCTCCACGCGAACGGATAGATCGAGGCGCCGCTGATCACGCCGACTCGAGGTAAGTCGGCGTCGGTGGACGCGACCACTGACAGGTCCAAACACAACATGAGCAGGACCGGTGCGCTGCGGTAGTGGGCCACCGTGCCCGCGGGTATGGGGGTCGCCGCGATCGTGGCGGCGTCCAACCGCGTCGGGTGGATGGTGTTGAGCGGGGCCTCGCCGGCGGCGCCCTGCGCGGCATAGCGGCGGACGATGGGATCGCAGGCGGCGACCAGCGCCTCGCGGGTGTCCGGGTCCCGTATCACCAGCACGTGCCAACCCTGGCGATTCCCGCCGTTCGGGGCGAACCGGGCAACCTCGAGGATGCGCAGGACCGTCTCGTTGTCAACGGGCTGTTCGGTGAATTCGCGGGTGGACGGGGTGGTGGTCAAGGCCTCGTGCAGCTCCATACCGAGCAAGCCTAGGCGTCCGACCGGACGGTCGGACTGACGGGTCGTCATGTTTATCACGTTGTCTGTTCACCCGGCATCGGCGTAGCGTGCCAGGAACGTAGCCGCAAAGAGGGGGGCCACGATGATCTCTTGCGACATCCATGCCGACGGACGACGTGTTCTCGTCACGTTTACCGTCGTCGATCCGAAACGCGTCGACGATGACGTTCACCTGGTCGGTGATTTCAACGACTGGGATCCAGCGGCCACGCCGATGCACAACAGCGACGGCACACACACCGCAACGGTGACCCTGCAGCCGGGGTGGCGTTATCGATTCCGCTACCTGAGCAACGCCGACGGTTGGTTCAACGACGACACCGGCGGGCACGAGTTCAACGAGTTCGGTCAGCAGAACTGCGTGCTGGACCTGGCGCTGGTCAACGTCGACGGCCTGCGCAGGCGACTGGTCGGGTAGCTGCGCGCAGTTATGGGCGGCGGCGGTGACACCTCACCGCCACCGCCCATTTAAGGCAACTGCGACTTACCAGTCCCAGTCGTCGTCCCAGTCATCGCAATCGTCGTCGTCCCAACGATCACGCCACCAGTAGTCCCGGCCGCCCCAGCCGGAATCCCAATCCCAGCGACGCCGCGAACGCCTGCGATACCAGCCATGGTGATGCCAACCCATTGTGGAGCCCCTTTCGCGTGCAAGCCCCCGGCGGCATCACGTTACTCTCAAATGATCTTGAACAATAGTGACAAATGTTTGTTTGATCATGGCCCCGGGGGGTAGCGCTGCGCCGCTGCTTCGACTGCGTCGACGATGGATTGGTAGCCGGTGCAGCGGCAGATGTTGCCGGACATGGCCTCGCGAATCGTCCGCCGATCCGGCGACGGGTTGTGTTCCAGCAGGTGCACGGCGGTGAGCAGCATCCCCGGCGTGCAGAAGCCGCATTGCAGGCCGTGGTGGTCGACGAAGGCCTCCTGCAACGGGTGTAGGGCCCCGTCGTGCTGCAGCCCCTCCACGGTAGTAATGGCACAACCCTCGGCCTGCACGGCGAACATCAGGCAGGCGCGGACGGGTTCGCCGTCGACCAGCACCGTGCAGGCCCCGCACACGCCGTGCTCGCAGCCGAGGTGAGTACCCGTCAGATCGCAGTTGTCCCGCAGCGCGTCCGCCAAGGTGCGGCGCGGCTCGACGTCGATGCGGACCGATTCGTCGTTGACGGTGAAGGTGACGTTCACGCTCGCCCCTGCCCGATCCCGGCCCCGGCCAGTGCCCGGCGCACCATCTCCGCGGCGATTGCCCGGCGGAAGGCTGCGCTGCCGTGCAGGTCGCCGGTCGGGTCGATCTCCTGCGCGGCGGCGTCGGCTGCGTCCCCGGCGGTGCCGCCGGCCGCGAGCACGGCTTCCGCCGCGGTGGCCCGCCGCGGTACCGGCCCGATGCCGCCGAGCACGATCCGGACAGCGTCGTCGAGCTCCGCGGTGACGGCGGTGACCAACGCGAAATCCCCATGCCGACGGGCGAATTCGGCGAATCCCCAGCGCGACGGCAGCGGGAAGCGGACCGCGGTGACCAGGTCCTCGTCGGCCAGGGTGGTCATCAGCGGGCCGACGAACAAGTCGTCGGCCGCGACAATGCGGGTGCCCCGCGGGCCGATCACCGTGGCGGTCGCCCCGGTGGCGAGGGCGACCACCGGGAGTTCGGCGGCGGGGTCGGCGTGCGCGATGCTGCCCGCGACCGTGCCGCGGGTGCGGATCGCGGTGTGTCCGATCCACCGGGCGGCCTCGGCCAGCAGCGGGTGTTCGGTTTGGTCGGTGAGGTCGCGGTGCCGCACCAACGCGCCGACCTCGACGGCGCCGTCGGTGCGTCTTACCGCGTCCAGGTCGGGGATGCGATTGATGTCGACCAACACCGTGGGCCGGGCCAGTCGCAGCGCCATCATCGGCACCAGGCTCTGCCCACCCGCCAGGATCTTGGCGTCCCCGGCGGCCTCGGCCAACACGCTGACGGTCTCCTCGACGCTTCCCGCGCGGACGTAGTCGAAGGCGGCGGGCTTCACGACTGCAGGTCCTGCCACACGGTGGCCGGGCTCACCGGCAGGGAGCTAATCGGCACGCCGAGCGCGTCGCGCACCGCCCCGGCGAGCACGGCGTACGGCCCGAGGGTGCCACCCTCACCGACCCCGCGGACGCCGAGTGGATTGGCCGCGGGCCGGGCGATGTGATCGATGACGAGGTCGGGGACCTCGGCGCTGGTCGGCATCAGGTAGTCGAGCAGGGTGCCGCCGGCCAGGTTGCCGGCGTCGTCGTAGACGAGATGTTCGTACAGCGCACCACCGAGCCCTTGCGCGATGGCACCGCAGATCTGACCCTCCACGATGCGCGGGTGCAGCACCCGCCCGGCATCTTCGACGCAGACGTAGTTGAGGATGCTCAGCGCGCCGGTGGCGGTGTCCACCTCGACCGCGGCCACTTGGGCGCCGGCCGCGAACGCGCCGCGGATGGGGTCGTAGAACCGGGTCGATTCCAGTCCCGGCTCGAAGCCCTCGGGTAGGCGGTTGGATTCCAGGTAGGCCACCCGCGCCACCTCGGCCAGCGAGATGCTCGGCTTCGGCTCACCGGCGACGTAGACCTGACCGGCTTCGATGCGCAGGTCCTCGACGTTGGCCTCGATAAGCTCCGCGGCGAGCGCGAGGACCTTGTCCCGCACCACGCCGGCGGCCAGATGCGCGGCCCCGCCGCCGATCACGGACTGCCGCGAGGAGAACGCACCGAAGCCCCACAGCGCCTCGTCGGTGTCGCCGAGCCGAACCTCGACGTCGTCGTAGCCGATGCCCAACGCGTCGGCCACGATCTGCGCCACGGTTGTCTCCAGCCCCTGGCCCTGCGAGCTGACCCCGGAGATCACGGTGGCCCGGCCGTCCGGGTTCATCCGCACGGTGCAGGCGTCGTGGCCGGTGCGGAACGGCATCCGCGGCCCGGCGCTGGCCGCCCGGCCGAGTCCGGTGAGCTCGTTGTACAGCGCCATGCCGATGCCCATCGGCGGTTCGCCCGCGGCCCGACGGCGCCGCTGCTCGGCGCGCAGTTCCTCGTACCCGACGGCGTCCAGCGCCATCTGCAGGCATTCCAGGTAATGGCCGGAGTCGTCGACCAGCCGGGACGGCATCGTGTACGGGATGTCGTCGGGCGCAATGGCATTGCGCCGGCGCAGCTCCGCCGGGTCAATGTCGAGTCGCGCGGCGGCCTCGTCGAACACCGCTTCCATCGCGAACACGGTGGCCGGCCGGGAGACGCCGCGGTACGGGCCGGCCGGCGCGGTGTTGGTGGCCACGCCGCGCACCGTGCAGCGGTAGTTGGCCAGCTTGTACGGCCCGGTGAGCAGGCCGCCGGCCATCAGCGGCTCGAGGCCCGCCGTCCACGGATAGACGGAGTACGCGCCGACGTTGCAGGTCACGTCGGCGTCCAGCGCCAGCAGGGTGCCGTCGGCGGCGAAGGCCGCCTGAAGCAAATACCGGTGGTCGCGGGCGTGCGCGGCGGCGAGCAGATGCTCGGAGCGGTCCTCCACCCACTTGAGCGGGATGCCCGGCAGGGCGCGCGCCATCAGGCACAGCGTGACGTCCTCGGGGTAGATCACCGACTTCACCCCGAACCCGCCGCCCACGTCGGGCGCGATCACCCGGACCTGACCTTCCCTCAGGCCGAGGAGTTCGGCGAGCATGTTGCGCATCACGTGCGGCACCTGGGTGGCGTTCCAGTAGGTCAGCCGGTCGATGGCGTCGTCCCACAACGCGACCCCGGCCCGGCATTCCAACGGCTGGGCGGAGTGCCGGTTGGTGATCAGTTCCCGCTTGAATACCAGGTGGCTGTCGGTCAGCGCGTTCTCCACGGAGCCGGCGGTGAAGGTGCGTTCCAGCAGCACGTTGTCCGGCGCCTGCGGGTGCACCGGCGCGGCCGGCGGGTTCCAGGCGCAGACGGTGACCGGCAGCGGGTCGTAGTCGACGTCGATCAGCTCCAGGCCGTCCTCGGCGAGGTAGCGGTCGGCGGCGACGACCACGGCGATCGGCTCGCCGGCGAAGCACACCTTGTCGTGGGCCAGCACGGGCTGGTCGGTTTCCACATAGGACGGCAGCCCGGACACGGCCCGCATGCTGACCGCGGCGAAATCGGCGCCGGTGAACACCCGGAAGCCGGCCGCGCGGGCGGCGCTTGCATCGACGTTGCGCAACCGGGCGTGGGCGTGTGCGCTGCGCAGGAAGGCAACGTGGCGCATCCGGGGCAAGGTCAGGTCGCCGACGAACCGACCGCGGCCGGTGACCAGGCGACGGTCCTCTTTCCGACGAACACTGGTGCCGAGAGTGTCCGTCATGGCATTGCGTATCCGCCGTTGATGGACATCACTTGTCCGGTGGTCCAGGACGACAGCGGTGAGGCGAGCAGCAGCACCATCGGGACGATGTCCGCCGGGCGGCCCACCCGACGCAGTGGGTACTGGGCCAGGATCTTCTGCATGGTCTCGTCGACGGCGTCCGTCGCGGTCCCCGCGTGCGCGTCGAAGTGATCGGTGCGTACCAGCGCCAGCGAGACCGCGTTGGCACGGATGCCGAACCGGGCCAGCTCCTTGGCCAATGACTTGGTCAGCCCGATGGTCGAGGAGCGAGCGGTCGCGGTGACCAACAACCCGGACTCGCCGACCCGACCGGAGTCGCCCATCAGGTTGACGATCGCGCCGGTCTTGCGTTCGGCCATCCGGGCAGCCACGGCGTGGGTGATCTGCAGGGTGCCGGTGACGATCACGTCGACCTGCGGGGCCCAGTCCTGCGGGCCGGACTCCAGGAAGCGCTGCCGCTTGGTGACCGCGGAGTTGTTGACCAGCACCCCGATGGGGCCGAGCGTGGCTTCGGTGCGCTCGACGATGTCGGCGGCCGCCGTCGCGTCGCGCAGGTCCCCGCCCACGGCGAGGGCCCGCACCCCGAGTTCCGCGGCCTCGGCGGCTGCCTTCTCCGCGCCGTCCGCCGAGGAGTGGTAGTGGAAGGCCACGTTGGCGCCCTCGGCCGCGAAGCCCAGACCGAGGGCGCGGCCCAGTCCCTGCCCGGCCCCGGTGACCAGGACGGTGGTACCGGCGAGTTGTAAATCCACGGGGCTCCTTCAGACGGCGCGGAAACTCCGGTTGCCCGCGGTGGTGATCACCCGGCCGAAGCGCAGCTCGGGGAAGTGGGCGCCGATGACCAGATCGGCGGTGTCGACGACCTCCTCGGCGATGGCATTGCGCATTGCCCGGGCGGCGACCGGGTCGACGTCGAAGACGGCTTCCCAGTCCCGCTCGGCGAACTCGACCACCGAGTGCACCACGTCGCCGAGCAGCATGGCGCGCTGCTCGCCGGCGGCCACGATGTAGATGGTGGAGCCGGGTGTGTGGCCGGGGGTGTGCCGGGCGCTGAGTCCCGGCGCGATGACCACATCGGTGTCGAAGGTTTCCAGGCGCAATTCGATCGGGGAGAGTTTGCGGACGGCGCCGGGTAGCGCGTCGGGCGCGGAGATGAAGTGCGCCCAGTCGGCGGCGTGCACCCGGTAGGTGGCGTTCGGGAACACCACCTCGCCCTTGCTGGTCGCCCAGCCCACGTGGTCGAAGTGCAGGTGGGTGAAGACAACGTCGGTGACGTCCTCGGGGGCGACGCCGAGGTCGCGCAGTGAGTCGAGGAACCCACCGCCGCAGTACTGCCCGTTGTTGATCGTGCCCACGCCGGCGTCCACCAGCACGATGCGCTCGCCGGTGCGGACCAGAAAGCCGCCCAGCGGAAGGTGCAGCATGCCGTCGGCATCCAGCTGATCACCGTGGCAGGCCCAGGCGTCGGGCACGCCGGGCCGGGTCAGCACCTCGGTCCCCTTCTCGTATCCCGTCCCGTCCCGGACGGGCTGGATCTCGATGGAACCGATCCTCAGTGCAGACACGTGCCCAGGTTAGCCGGCGCCGACCAGCCGCACGCCCCACACCTGGGTGGTGGTCTCGCCGGGCTGCAGGGTGATCACACCCTCGCCGGTGGCCAGCGCGTTCGGCGGGGCCGTCATCGGTTCGCAGCCGAGTCCGCGGCGGGCGCGGTGCGGGGCAAGGGTGTCGCCGGTGAAGATCTCCAGAATCGAATAACTGTCGTCCACCCAGAGTTCGACCGTGCGCTCATCAGTGCCGGTCAGCCGCGCGACCGCGCGTCCGTGGGCGTCCCGGGCGAGGTCGGTGAAGGGGTAGTCGAGCGTGCGGTCGCCGATCCGCTGCGCGGTGCGGAAATCCCAATCGCTGCCCGCCACCGGCGCGACGCCGGTGGGGAGTTGCCGCGGGTTGTCGGTGTCGATCCAACTCGCGGCGTTCAGGTGCAGGGTGGCCTCGTCCACCAGTCCGGCGCCGGGCGAGAGATAGGGGTGTTGCCCGCAGGCATAGGGGCAGGCGCGGTCACCGAGATTGGTCGCCGTCGTGGTCACGGTCAGGCCGTCCGCGTCGAGGCGGTAGTCGACGGACACGTCGAGCGGAAAGGGGTATCCGGGCATCGGATGGATCCGCGCGCCCAATCGCACCCGGTCCGCCGCTCGCTGCAGGCAACGCCAGGGCGCCCAGCGCAGCAGGCCGTGGATCGCGTTGTGCTTGTCGACCTCGGTGATCGGCAGCTGATACAACGTCCCGTCAAAGGTGTAGGCGCCGTCCGCCAACCGATTCGGCCACGGGATCAGCGGCGTGCCGTGCGCGCCGTCGCACATGTCCTGCTCGGCGTAGGGCTCCAGCACATCCCGATCGCCACAGGCGTAGCCGCGGATGCCGCCGCCGACCTCGACGAGCACCGCTCGCTGCTCGCCGCGGCTGATCTCGAACTGCTCCCCGGATGGTGCGAGCCTCATCGTCGGACGGTACCCCGCCCCGGTTTCCTTATGCCGTAACGCAATCCGTCCATCACCAGGTCCAGCACGCGGCGCGCCTGCTCGCGTCCGGCGGCGTCCCCGGCCGCCATCGACACCCCGCCGAGGGTGGCCAGCAGGTCGGCCGGGGCGACGTCGGCCCGCACGGTGCCCGCGGCGATCGCGGCGTCCAGCAGCTTGCCCAACGCACCCAGCATCCGGTCCCGGGATTGCGCGAACGGGTTACCGCCCGCGGCGATCAACGCGCGCAACGCATCGGACATGCCGCGCTTGGTCACCGCGTAGTCGACGAAGCATTCCATCCATTCGCGGACTGCTTCTTCCGGCGGCAGGGTGGCCAGCAATTCCTCCGCGCTGTCGCACAACCGCTCGAGTTCGTTGCGGTAGGCGGCCTCGACCAACGCGTCGCGGGTCGGGAAGTGCCGGTACAGCGTGCCGATGCCCACCCCGGCCGCAGCGGCGATGGCTTCCAGCGTCACGTCCGGGCCCTCGGCGGAGAACGCCTGCACGGCGGCGGCCAGCAACGCGTCGCGGTTGCGCTGGGCGTCCGCCCGCAGCGGCCGGGCCTCGTTAACCGACACTTCACCCCTCGGACTTGCAAACGGAGGAGCCTCCGTTTAGTCTTCTACCAACCGGAGGAACCTCCGGTTATCGCAAAGATAGCACTGAGGGGGACGACATGTCCGAGCGTAAGTTCGGTTTCGGCTACGGGTCGACGGCCGAAGAAGTCATCGCCGGGGTCGATCTGACTGGGCGTCAGGCGGTGGTCACCGGGGGCGCGTCCGGCATCGGGCTGGAGACCGCACGGGTGCTCGCCGCCGCCGGGGCCGAGGTCACCATCCCGGCGCGCGATCTGGCCGCCGGTGAGCGTGCCGCCGAGACCATCCTGGCGAGCACCGGCGCCAAGGTGCGCGTCGTGCACCTGGACCTGGTCGACCAGGCCTCGGTCCGCCGGTTCGTCGCCGACTGGACCGGCCCGCTGCACATCCTGGTGGACAACGCCGGTGTGATGGCCAGCCCGTTGACCCGCACGAACGAGGGTTGGGAGCTGCAGTTCGCCACCAACCATCTCGGCCATTTCACGCTGACCACCGGCCTGCACGACGCGCTGGCCGAGGCCGGCGGCGCCCGGGTGGTCGTGGTCAGCTCGCGTGGTCACCTGCGCAGCGACGTCGACTTCGACGATCTGCACTTCGTTGACCGCGAGTACGACCCGTTCCGGGCATACGGCCAGTCCAAGACCGCGAACGTGCTGTTCGCGGTGGAGGCAGACCGGCGCTGGGCCCGCGACGGCATCCGGGTCAACGCCCTCATGCCCGGCGCGATCCGCACCAATTTGCT harbors:
- a CDS encoding GDSL-type esterase/lipase family protein, which codes for NLSDPNLAANLFDLTTDNRPPAATTSDSSTEVAMLGDSTVSGEGLPSSGPTGSPEQLCSRSPQAAAAALQVTGLKVSNLACSGATISNGIMGAQLRYGRTIAPQMSALEAMTKVKLVVVGVGADDVGWSNLVKICVALPSCDNQGTQATFDRGLDQFAPQYYRLLQNLQEILGGLDHRVAVVVNQYYDPFGPNTDCPALDASGKSRLSPSEQHFLSGLLRRLNTTLAQGATSAGFAGAAVDFTGHQLCDTQSYVQGFADPAAFHPNAMGQLSIALADMAALPTDWRTVAAGAPSSAAGAANPTKSKSSTPATTAPDTTALAEGRR
- a CDS encoding nitroreductase family protein; the protein is MELHEALTTTPSTREFTEQPVDNETVLRILEVARFAPNGGNRQGWHVLVIRDPDTREALVAACDPIVRRYAAQGAAGEAPLNTIHPTRLDAATIAATPIPAGTVAHYRSAPVLLMLCLDLSVVASTDADLPRVGVISGASIYPFAWSILLAARAEGLGGVLTTMPIGNEPALQAILGIPPHVAIAAILPLGHPARAVSKLRRGPVADFARLERWDGPRLGAD
- a CDS encoding isoamylase early set domain-containing protein, with protein sequence MISCDIHADGRRVLVTFTVVDPKRVDDDVHLVGDFNDWDPAATPMHNSDGTHTATVTLQPGWRYRFRYLSNADGWFNDDTGGHEFNEFGQQNCVLDLALVNVDGLRRRLVG
- a CDS encoding (2Fe-2S)-binding protein is translated as MNVTFTVNDESVRIDVEPRRTLADALRDNCDLTGTHLGCEHGVCGACTVLVDGEPVRACLMFAVQAEGCAITTVEGLQHDGALHPLQEAFVDHHGLQCGFCTPGMLLTAVHLLEHNPSPDRRTIREAMSGNICRCTGYQSIVDAVEAAAQRYPPGP
- a CDS encoding FAD binding domain-containing protein — its product is MKPAAFDYVRAGSVEETVSVLAEAAGDAKILAGGQSLVPMMALRLARPTVLVDINRIPDLDAVRRTDGAVEVGALVRHRDLTDQTEHPLLAEAARWIGHTAIRTRGTVAGSIAHADPAAELPVVALATGATATVIGPRGTRIVAADDLFVGPLMTTLADEDLVTAVRFPLPSRWGFAEFARRHGDFALVTAVTAELDDAVRIVLGGIGPVPRRATAAEAVLAAGGTAGDAADAAAQEIDPTGDLHGSAAFRRAIAAEMVRRALAGAGIGQGRA
- a CDS encoding xanthine dehydrogenase family protein molybdopterin-binding subunit; the protein is MTDTLGTSVRRKEDRRLVTGRGRFVGDLTLPRMRHVAFLRSAHAHARLRNVDASAARAAGFRVFTGADFAAVSMRAVSGLPSYVETDQPVLAHDKVCFAGEPIAVVVAADRYLAEDGLELIDVDYDPLPVTVCAWNPPAAPVHPQAPDNVLLERTFTAGSVENALTDSHLVFKRELITNRHSAQPLECRAGVALWDDAIDRLTYWNATQVPHVMRNMLAELLGLREGQVRVIAPDVGGGFGVKSVIYPEDVTLCLMARALPGIPLKWVEDRSEHLLAAAHARDHRYLLQAAFAADGTLLALDADVTCNVGAYSVYPWTAGLEPLMAGGLLTGPYKLANYRCTVRGVATNTAPAGPYRGVSRPATVFAMEAVFDEAAARLDIDPAELRRRNAIAPDDIPYTMPSRLVDDSGHYLECLQMALDAVGYEELRAEQRRRRAAGEPPMGIGMALYNELTGLGRAASAGPRMPFRTGHDACTVRMNPDGRATVISGVSSQGQGLETTVAQIVADALGIGYDDVEVRLGDTDEALWGFGAFSSRQSVIGGGAAHLAAGVVRDKVLALAAELIEANVEDLRIEAGQVYVAGEPKPSISLAEVARVAYLESNRLPEGFEPGLESTRFYDPIRGAFAAGAQVAAVEVDTATGALSILNYVCVEDAGRVLHPRIVEGQICGAIAQGLGGALYEHLVYDDAGNLAGGTLLDYLMPTSAEVPDLVIDHIARPAANPLGVRGVGEGGTLGPYAVLAGAVRDALGVPISSLPVSPATVWQDLQS
- a CDS encoding SDR family oxidoreductase; this translates as MDLQLAGTTVLVTGAGQGLGRALGLGFAAEGANVAFHYHSSADGAEKAAAEAAELGVRALAVGGDLRDATAAADIVERTEATLGPIGVLVNNSAVTKRQRFLESGPQDWAPQVDVIVTGTLQITHAVAARMAERKTGAIVNLMGDSGRVGESGLLVTATARSSTIGLTKSLAKELARFGIRANAVSLALVRTDHFDAHAGTATDAVDETMQKILAQYPLRRVGRPADIVPMVLLLASPLSSWTTGQVMSINGGYAMP
- a CDS encoding MBL fold metallo-hydrolase, with translation MSALRIGSIEIQPVRDGTGYEKGTEVLTRPGVPDAWACHGDQLDADGMLHLPLGGFLVRTGERIVLVDAGVGTINNGQYCGGGFLDSLRDLGVAPEDVTDVVFTHLHFDHVGWATSKGEVVFPNATYRVHAADWAHFISAPDALPGAVRKLSPIELRLETFDTDVVIAPGLSARHTPGHTPGSTIYIVAAGEQRAMLLGDVVHSVVEFAERDWEAVFDVDPVAARAMRNAIAEEVVDTADLVIGAHFPELRFGRVITTAGNRSFRAV
- a CDS encoding aldose 1-epimerase family protein, which codes for MRLAPSGEQFEISRGEQRAVLVEVGGGIRGYACGDRDVLEPYAEQDMCDGAHGTPLIPWPNRLADGAYTFDGTLYQLPITEVDKHNAIHGLLRWAPWRCLQRAADRVRLGARIHPMPGYPFPLDVSVDYRLDADGLTVTTTATNLGDRACPYACGQHPYLSPGAGLVDEATLHLNAASWIDTDNPRQLPTGVAPVAGSDWDFRTAQRIGDRTLDYPFTDLARDAHGRAVARLTGTDERTVELWVDDSYSILEIFTGDTLAPHRARRGLGCEPMTAPPNALATGEGVITLQPGETTTQVWGVRLVGAG
- a CDS encoding TetR/AcrR family transcriptional regulator, encoding MSVNEARPLRADAQRNRDALLAAAVQAFSAEGPDVTLEAIAAAAGVGIGTLYRHFPTRDALVEAAYRNELERLCDSAEELLATLPPEEAVREWMECFVDYAVTKRGMSDALRALIAAGGNPFAQSRDRMLGALGKLLDAAIAAGTVRADVAPADLLATLGGVSMAAGDAAGREQARRVLDLVMDGLRYGIRKPGRGTVRR
- a CDS encoding SDR family NAD(P)-dependent oxidoreductase, with product MSERKFGFGYGSTAEEVIAGVDLTGRQAVVTGGASGIGLETARVLAAAGAEVTIPARDLAAGERAAETILASTGAKVRVVHLDLVDQASVRRFVADWTGPLHILVDNAGVMASPLTRTNEGWELQFATNHLGHFTLTTGLHDALAEAGGARVVVVSSRGHLRSDVDFDDLHFVDREYDPFRAYGQSKTANVLFAVEADRRWARDGIRVNALMPGAIRTNLLRHVNEEALQQARAAMNAPEWVFKTVEQGAATQVLLAASPLVEGIGGEYFEDCAIAERNEPGTATGVADYAKDPASAARLWDVSVALTR